In Pseudomonas sp. MYb327, one DNA window encodes the following:
- a CDS encoding DUF2937 family protein, producing MLLSYLRLVLFAAGLLIGVQVPGFISDYAKRVEAHLIEAQTSLSGFQGTANQFFKGDMQALVAHYRASEDPIFRSDADSLSNLLTRQLALDKQFQAMQGPWYIRLLQVVLAADPEIRKETWNGYSYQILLTPEAMIWGMSGALLLSLGIECLFRLIDWVVLGGKRLRQSRPIEERDLRGL from the coding sequence ATGTTGCTCAGTTATCTACGGCTGGTGTTGTTCGCGGCGGGCCTGTTGATCGGTGTCCAGGTGCCGGGTTTTATCAGCGATTACGCCAAGCGCGTCGAGGCGCATCTGATCGAGGCGCAAACCAGCCTCAGCGGTTTTCAGGGCACGGCCAATCAGTTCTTCAAAGGTGATATGCAGGCACTGGTGGCGCATTATCGCGCCAGCGAAGACCCGATTTTCCGTAGCGACGCCGACAGCCTGAGCAACCTGCTGACTCGCCAGTTGGCGTTGGACAAGCAGTTCCAGGCGATGCAAGGCCCGTGGTACATCCGCTTGCTGCAGGTGGTTTTGGCCGCTGATCCGGAGATTCGCAAGGAAACCTGGAACGGCTACAGCTACCAGATCCTGTTGACGCCGGAAGCGATGATCTGGGGGATGAGCGGGGCGTTGCTGCTGTCGCTCGGCATTGAATGCCTGTTCCGATTGATCGACTGGGTGGTGCTGGGCGGCAAGCGCCTGCGCCAGAGCCGGCCAATAGAAGAGCGGGATTTGCGCGGGTTGTAA
- a CDS encoding MFS transporter, with protein MSAPDTPFIPKAAARPGPFDWYRNINQQERRTFWSCKIGYGLDGMDTQMLSFVVPTLIAMWGITTGQAGLIHTSTLIASAIGGWVAGILSDRIGRVRTLQLTVLWFAFFTFLCGFAQSYEQLLIARTLMGFGFGGEWTAGAVLIGEVIRAQDRGKAVGMVQSGWALGWGLTAILYALLFSIMPPEDAWRALFILGIVPAIFVIFVRRLVKDPEIYREAKAKQEPSNPSKFYEIFAPGMLFTTIRASLLTTGALGGYYAITSWLPTFLKNERGLSVLGTGGYLAMVIIGSYVGYVISAYLTDILGRKKNFVLFAVGSFTIVLLYTQLPVSNGVMLWLGFPLGFFASGIFSGMGAFLTELFPTRIRGSGQGFCYNIGRALAALFPLLIGLLSQTVPLSVGIGAFAAVSYGVVILAALSLPETRGKQLDAQ; from the coding sequence ATGAGTGCGCCCGACACCCCCTTCATCCCGAAAGCCGCGGCTCGCCCGGGACCTTTCGACTGGTATCGCAACATCAATCAGCAGGAACGTCGCACCTTCTGGAGCTGCAAGATCGGCTATGGCCTGGACGGCATGGACACTCAGATGCTCAGCTTCGTGGTGCCGACCCTGATTGCCATGTGGGGCATCACCACCGGCCAGGCCGGGCTGATCCACACCAGTACGCTGATCGCTTCGGCCATCGGTGGTTGGGTGGCGGGGATTCTCTCCGACCGCATCGGTCGCGTTCGCACTTTGCAACTGACCGTGTTGTGGTTTGCCTTCTTCACCTTTCTTTGCGGCTTCGCGCAGAGCTACGAACAACTGTTGATCGCGCGCACCCTGATGGGCTTCGGTTTCGGCGGTGAGTGGACGGCGGGCGCGGTGTTGATCGGCGAAGTCATCCGCGCTCAGGATCGTGGCAAGGCCGTCGGTATGGTGCAATCGGGCTGGGCGCTGGGCTGGGGCCTGACCGCGATTCTGTATGCGCTGCTGTTTTCGATCATGCCGCCAGAAGACGCCTGGCGTGCGCTGTTCATCCTCGGCATCGTGCCGGCGATTTTCGTGATCTTTGTTCGCCGCCTGGTGAAAGACCCGGAAATCTACCGCGAAGCCAAAGCCAAACAGGAACCGAGCAACCCATCGAAGTTCTACGAGATCTTCGCCCCCGGCATGCTCTTCACCACGATTCGCGCTTCATTGCTGACCACCGGCGCATTGGGCGGCTACTACGCAATCACGTCCTGGCTACCGACTTTTCTGAAGAACGAACGCGGTTTGAGCGTACTCGGCACCGGCGGTTATCTGGCGATGGTGATCATCGGTTCCTACGTCGGCTATGTCATCAGCGCTTATTTGACCGATATCCTCGGGCGCAAAAAGAACTTCGTCCTGTTCGCGGTGGGCTCTTTCACCATTGTCTTGCTGTACACCCAACTGCCGGTCAGTAACGGCGTGATGTTGTGGCTGGGCTTTCCGCTGGGCTTCTTCGCTTCGGGCATCTTCAGCGGCATGGGTGCTTTTCTGACCGAATTGTTCCCTACGCGAATCCGCGGTTCGGGCCAGGGGTTCTGCTACAACATCGGTCGGGCGCTGGCGGCGTTGTTCCCGCTGCTGATCGGCTTGCTCAGCCAGACAGTGCCGCTGAGTGTGGGGATCGGAGCCTTTGCGGCAGTTTCCTACGGCGTGGTGATCCTGGCGGCCCTGAGTTTGCCGGAAACCCGTGGCAAGCAACTCGACGCCCAGTAA
- a CDS encoding 5-oxoprolinase subunit PxpA produces MSRLLLNCDIGESFGSWTMGLDAEVMPFIDCANIACGFHAGDPSIMRKTVSLALSHGVQIGAHPAYQDLVGFGRRSMAYATQELQDILHYQIGALDGICRAQGGRVSYVKPHGAMYNDMMANPAQLRAVLQAVASYDRSLPLMLMATRDNSAARQLGEEYGVTLWFEAFADRAYDRAGMLVSRQLPGAVHHDPEKIIDQALIIARGDHLTANDGSALHLQANTLCVHGDNASSVAAVRRIREALNQQSAS; encoded by the coding sequence GTGAGCCGCCTGCTATTGAACTGCGACATCGGCGAGAGTTTCGGCAGCTGGACCATGGGTCTGGACGCGGAGGTCATGCCCTTCATCGATTGCGCCAACATCGCTTGCGGCTTCCATGCCGGCGATCCGAGCATCATGCGCAAGACCGTCAGCCTGGCCCTCAGCCACGGCGTGCAGATTGGCGCGCATCCGGCGTATCAGGATCTGGTCGGTTTCGGCCGTCGTTCCATGGCGTATGCCACCCAGGAACTGCAGGACATTCTGCATTACCAGATCGGCGCCCTCGACGGCATCTGCCGGGCCCAGGGCGGGCGGGTCAGTTACGTCAAACCCCACGGCGCGATGTACAACGACATGATGGCCAACCCGGCGCAATTGCGTGCGGTGCTGCAAGCCGTGGCGTCCTATGACCGTAGCCTGCCGTTGATGCTGATGGCCACGCGCGACAACAGCGCCGCTCGACAGTTGGGTGAAGAGTACGGGGTGACCCTGTGGTTCGAAGCCTTCGCTGATCGTGCCTACGACCGCGCGGGTATGCTGGTCTCGCGGCAACTGCCGGGGGCGGTGCATCACGATCCGGAAAAAATCATCGATCAGGCGCTGATCATTGCCCGTGGCGATCACCTCACCGCCAATGACGGCAGTGCCTTGCATTTGCAGGCCAACACCCTCTGCGTGCACGGCGACAACGCCAGTTCAGTGGCCGCCGTGCGGCGCATTCGTGAGGCCTTGAACCAGCAGAGCGCGTCATGA
- a CDS encoding LysR family transcriptional regulator has translation MNLKFLETFVWVARLKSFRLTADKLFTTQASISSRIAVLEGELGVKLFLRDSRGVSLTPEGLKVLDYAEQMMDTMQALKQSIETRSSKAGRVRIGVMDTVIHTWLSPLVAQMTDHYPLVEIELVADTSLNLCDQLQKGFLDVILQTDLLRQESVRSLELASHPMGWIVASNSLYNREYSGIADLANERIITYSKNSHPHQEVLALMQANGVMAPRLNCVNSVSAITRLLRDGFGIGALPPVLVAEELARGELTLLDIEQRPPNLQVVVSWRVGAEWVEEIVALCQQVLEEYALKVGEHYITLNR, from the coding sequence ATGAACCTGAAGTTTCTCGAGACCTTCGTCTGGGTCGCCCGACTCAAGAGTTTTCGCCTCACTGCCGACAAGCTCTTCACCACCCAGGCGTCGATTTCCAGCCGTATCGCCGTGCTCGAAGGCGAGCTCGGGGTGAAGCTATTCCTGCGTGATTCACGCGGTGTGAGCCTGACGCCAGAAGGCTTGAAAGTGCTCGATTACGCCGAGCAGATGATGGACACCATGCAGGCGCTCAAGCAGTCGATCGAGACCCGTTCGAGCAAGGCCGGACGGGTACGAATCGGCGTGATGGACACGGTGATCCACACCTGGCTGAGCCCATTGGTGGCGCAGATGACCGATCACTATCCGCTGGTGGAAATCGAACTGGTGGCCGATACCTCACTGAACCTCTGCGATCAGCTGCAAAAAGGCTTTCTCGATGTGATCCTGCAAACCGACCTGCTCCGTCAGGAAAGTGTGCGCAGCCTGGAACTGGCCAGCCACCCGATGGGCTGGATCGTTGCCAGCAATTCCCTCTACAACCGTGAATATTCCGGCATCGCCGATCTGGCCAATGAGCGGATCATCACTTACTCGAAAAACTCTCATCCCCACCAGGAAGTGCTCGCCCTGATGCAGGCCAACGGCGTCATGGCGCCCAGGCTGAACTGCGTGAACTCGGTGTCGGCGATTACCCGATTGCTGCGCGACGGCTTCGGTATCGGCGCGCTGCCACCGGTGCTGGTGGCCGAGGAACTGGCGCGGGGCGAATTGACCTTGTTGGACATCGAGCAACGGCCACCGAATTTGCAGGTTGTGGTGTCGTGGCGGGTGGGTGCGGAATGGGTCGAGGAGATTGTGGCGTTGTGTCAGCAGGTGCTGGAGGAATATGCGTTGAAGGTGGGCGAACACTACATCACCCTGAATCGCTGA